From the Maioricimonas rarisocia genome, one window contains:
- a CDS encoding PEP-CTERM sorting domain-containing protein: MLPLSFNFRLHGSLDASSQFGDKNSQSHATVGYTASLTSLDGGRDSTSGQIQRSSIAGVPSLQRWSDASGFELSGGPIIDEKVSVTLPVSTGGRLSSSLTATALASVSGGASADVDFLSTFALESITLPSNYNRNGLGNLEVAFGSGKRYVVTQADVTPVPEPSSLLLLVTGLVALYRLLICCNLRQGC; this comes from the coding sequence ATGCTGCCGCTGTCGTTTAATTTCCGTCTTCATGGGTCGCTTGACGCTTCATCACAGTTCGGCGACAAGAACAGCCAATCTCACGCCACCGTAGGGTACACCGCGTCATTGACATCACTTGATGGAGGTCGAGACTCCACCAGCGGGCAAATTCAAAGATCATCAATAGCGGGCGTTCCTTCGCTTCAAAGATGGAGTGACGCGTCTGGCTTCGAACTGTCAGGAGGGCCAATAATCGATGAAAAGGTATCGGTGACTCTTCCAGTCTCCACTGGTGGCCGACTCTCCAGTTCGCTAACAGCCACTGCACTAGCGTCAGTCTCTGGCGGTGCGTCCGCCGACGTTGACTTTTTGAGCACATTCGCCTTGGAATCCATCACGTTGCCGAGCAACTATAACAGGAATGGCCTTGGAAACCTGGAAGTCGCATTTGGCTCAGGAAAACGGTATGTAGTTACACAAGCAGACGTCACTCCCGTACCTGAGCCGTCGTCGCTCTTGCTGCTTGTAACTGGCCTTGTGGCTCTGTATCGCCTCTTAATATGTTGTAATCTGCGGCAGGGCTGCTAG
- a CDS encoding HEAT repeat domain-containing protein, with translation MGPTEILWRLEDGTFAERVPLASESRASKATDDPEIPPRTSTRTDSQRRHAALLAQLQSPSVRERRAACYEAEKHSHPEIVKALARSLARYPYPQYNADDNEFYCTVKGAAYALGRLQQPSTRRYLLEAMSWDERQPHIKGLFTWGTRARAGLNEAHTDFARAVIDDFDSGARAEPKLHRRFRKQVPSLISQLQNAFLTTGERMEACFALALANDRRAVPPLIKCLEQNDLEVRRTAAYALARIGDRSALGPLLNARKVARTMARQARSEFIGMTVVGATPADRLLTTVRSAIISLSPWRRVAHGLLFWTAMHTLFRGEDHECPESFLREDCILLLERF, from the coding sequence ATGGGGCCTACTGAAATTCTCTGGCGTCTGGAGGACGGCACATTTGCTGAACGCGTCCCCCTTGCGTCGGAATCCCGCGCCAGCAAGGCGACGGACGATCCGGAAATCCCCCCACGCACTTCCACGAGAACAGATTCCCAGCGCCGCCACGCTGCTCTCCTCGCGCAGCTCCAGAGCCCCTCGGTCCGAGAGCGTCGCGCGGCGTGCTACGAAGCCGAGAAGCACTCACACCCGGAGATCGTGAAGGCACTTGCTCGATCGCTCGCCCGGTATCCATACCCGCAGTACAACGCTGACGACAACGAATTCTACTGCACCGTGAAAGGTGCGGCCTATGCTCTGGGACGCCTTCAGCAACCTTCGACCCGTCGCTATCTGCTTGAAGCAATGAGCTGGGATGAGCGACAACCCCACATCAAAGGGCTGTTCACCTGGGGCACGAGGGCCCGGGCAGGCCTGAATGAGGCACATACGGATTTCGCGCGGGCTGTGATCGACGACTTCGACTCGGGGGCGAGAGCCGAACCGAAACTCCACCGACGCTTCCGGAAGCAGGTGCCGAGCCTCATCAGTCAGCTTCAGAACGCCTTCCTCACCACCGGAGAGCGTATGGAAGCCTGTTTCGCACTGGCTCTGGCCAACGATCGACGCGCTGTTCCGCCGTTGATCAAATGCCTTGAACAGAACGACCTTGAGGTACGGCGAACAGCAGCCTATGCGTTGGCACGCATTGGGGATCGATCGGCACTGGGACCACTGCTAAACGCTCGTAAGGTCGCCCGAACGATGGCACGACAGGCTCGATCCGAGTTCATCGGCATGACGGTTGTTGGCGCGACACCTGCAGACCGCCTGTTGACAACGGTTCGTTCGGCGATCATCTCCTTGAGCCCCTGGAGGAGAGTCGCCCACGGACTGTTGTTCTGGACAGCAATGCACACATTGTTCAGGGGTGAAGATCACGAATGCCCGGAGAGTTTTCTGCGGGAAGACTGTATTCTCCTGTTGGAGCGCTTTTGA
- a CDS encoding PEP-CTERM sorting domain-containing protein, with protein MLVSHWRTLSVTSLTTVALLLAAPQLEAGLVIVEPDDFAAGTNISNAFAGVTLSAVGTQTGGVDVFSVAGPHASTGSFVFGHDPTVLDPFDWTRLFDYAQLKATFYKPTDFVSIDIVGLNSTSSFFSGRLQAFNSSGTSLEIASANALLFAGDVKTIAIHRPQQDIAYVLASGDTDFNSLDNLQFSAVPEPSSLALLGIGCAAIAVRRRRRR; from the coding sequence ATGCTGGTTTCCCACTGGCGAACGCTTTCCGTCACGTCACTGACGACCGTTGCACTCCTGCTGGCCGCGCCGCAGCTTGAAGCAGGACTCGTAATCGTCGAACCGGATGATTTCGCGGCAGGAACCAACATCAGCAACGCGTTCGCAGGCGTCACGTTGAGTGCCGTCGGAACGCAGACCGGCGGAGTGGATGTTTTCTCCGTTGCGGGTCCGCATGCCTCTACGGGGTCGTTCGTCTTCGGACATGATCCGACGGTCCTCGATCCCTTTGATTGGACGCGATTGTTCGACTACGCGCAGCTCAAGGCCACGTTCTACAAACCGACCGACTTTGTCTCCATCGACATCGTCGGGCTCAATTCAACCAGCAGCTTCTTTTCGGGGAGGCTCCAGGCGTTTAACTCCTCGGGAACATCCCTCGAGATCGCCTCAGCGAATGCGCTGCTGTTCGCCGGCGACGTGAAAACGATTGCGATTCACCGGCCGCAGCAGGACATCGCGTACGTCCTCGCCAGTGGCGACACCGACTTTAACTCGCTCGACAACCTCCAGTTCAGCGCCGTGCCGGAGCCTTCCAGTCTGGCACTGCTGGGGATCGGCTGCGCCGCGATCGCAGTTCGTCGACGTCGCAGGCGCTGA
- a CDS encoding protein kinase domain-containing protein produces MTDPGSSHTETDRLQRLLDATLPAEEEAQLVAELERDESRRRILEDLAAEPQFREDVHAFLSRPADDDASVFRILDAVQELVREAQDPCLDFLEPDDRPEYIGRFDGYPIIDCIGSGGMGIVLKAFDPSLNRVVAIKVLAPPLAASVNARKRFLREARAAAAVSHDHVITIHAVNSDGALPYLVTEFVEGVSLADKLNAEGPLPVNEILRIARQTASGLAAAHAQGLIHRDIKPGNILLENGVQRVKITDFGLARAANDSSVTRTGDVVGTPQFMAPEQARGEPLDCRADLFSLGSVMYAMCTGESPFRTDSVTGTIRRVCDEQPRSISELNPDIPAWLIDIVDRLHAKAPEDRYESASEVEELLTARLAEIQRGATVLMPASRRVRRFRLPARPRAGTPRFAVLALIVVVAAGIIWWFPVANDTPGNSTDAVSQTNMNSATGPARSISPPNEARVNAEREVARWTLARNGEVKLFEHGRVTRQSQLPETSFQIQGIHLWHRGVKDRDARRFLELSRLQALDLRGNQLTDDSIPILGELTSLRWLYLGKMRISDANLECLNRLTKVEALALDGTSITDDGVTKLRGLAHLRELLVGSTAITDRSLQHLADWSSLVRLDLFGTDITDAGLQHLDELVNLKYLILQQTAVTDEGLEHLKSLPALKELNLKQTAVTNEGVAAFRDVRPDCTVDY; encoded by the coding sequence ATGACGGATCCCGGTTCCAGCCATACCGAAACCGATCGCCTGCAACGGCTGCTCGACGCCACGCTGCCGGCCGAGGAAGAAGCGCAGCTGGTTGCCGAACTCGAGAGGGACGAGTCCCGCCGCCGGATCCTCGAAGACCTGGCCGCCGAACCTCAATTCCGCGAGGACGTGCATGCGTTTCTGAGCCGTCCCGCTGACGACGATGCTTCTGTCTTCCGGATACTCGACGCGGTGCAGGAGCTCGTACGCGAAGCGCAGGATCCGTGCCTCGACTTTCTCGAGCCCGACGACCGCCCGGAGTACATCGGTCGCTTCGATGGCTACCCGATCATCGACTGCATCGGCAGCGGCGGGATGGGGATCGTCCTCAAGGCCTTCGATCCGTCACTGAACCGTGTCGTTGCCATCAAGGTGTTGGCCCCCCCACTGGCCGCGAGTGTGAACGCCCGCAAGCGGTTCCTCCGCGAAGCCCGGGCGGCGGCCGCCGTCAGCCACGACCATGTCATTACGATTCACGCGGTCAACTCAGACGGCGCACTCCCCTACCTGGTGACGGAATTTGTCGAAGGCGTCTCGCTGGCCGACAAGCTCAACGCGGAAGGGCCCCTGCCGGTGAACGAAATCCTCCGTATCGCCCGGCAGACCGCCAGCGGGCTCGCCGCCGCTCACGCGCAGGGGCTGATCCACCGCGATATCAAGCCGGGCAACATCCTGCTCGAGAACGGCGTCCAGCGGGTGAAGATCACCGACTTCGGTCTCGCACGAGCGGCCAACGACAGCAGTGTGACACGCACCGGTGACGTCGTCGGCACGCCCCAGTTCATGGCGCCCGAACAGGCACGCGGCGAACCACTGGACTGCCGGGCCGATCTGTTCAGCCTCGGCAGCGTGATGTACGCAATGTGTACGGGCGAGTCCCCCTTCCGGACCGACTCGGTGACGGGGACGATCCGGCGTGTCTGCGACGAACAGCCGCGATCGATCAGCGAACTCAATCCGGACATTCCGGCATGGTTGATCGACATCGTCGACCGGCTGCACGCGAAAGCCCCTGAGGACCGGTACGAGTCTGCCAGCGAAGTCGAGGAACTGCTGACCGCCCGCCTGGCCGAGATCCAGCGGGGAGCCACGGTGCTGATGCCGGCCTCCCGCCGCGTCCGCCGGTTCCGGTTGCCCGCGCGGCCGCGCGCAGGCACGCCTCGATTTGCGGTCCTCGCCCTCATCGTGGTGGTCGCCGCCGGAATCATCTGGTGGTTCCCCGTGGCTAACGACACTCCCGGAAACTCAACCGACGCGGTCTCACAGACAAACATGAATTCGGCGACCGGGCCGGCCCGGTCGATTTCGCCGCCCAACGAGGCCCGCGTCAACGCGGAACGGGAAGTCGCTCGCTGGACCCTGGCACGAAACGGCGAAGTAAAACTGTTCGAACATGGCCGCGTGACCCGCCAGTCTCAACTCCCCGAAACCAGCTTCCAGATTCAGGGCATTCACCTCTGGCACCGCGGCGTGAAGGATCGTGACGCACGCCGCTTTCTCGAACTGTCCCGCCTGCAGGCTCTCGACCTCCGCGGCAATCAACTGACAGATGACAGCATTCCGATTCTCGGCGAACTGACATCGCTCAGGTGGCTGTACCTCGGAAAGATGCGCATCAGCGACGCGAATCTCGAATGCCTGAACCGGTTGACGAAGGTCGAAGCACTCGCCCTCGACGGGACCAGCATTACCGATGACGGCGTGACGAAGCTGCGCGGTCTGGCGCACCTCCGGGAACTCCTCGTCGGCTCGACGGCCATCACCGATCGATCGCTCCAGCATCTCGCCGACTGGTCGTCGCTGGTCCGACTGGACCTGTTCGGAACGGACATCACCGACGCCGGCCTGCAGCACCTGGACGAGCTGGTCAACCTCAAGTACCTGATCCTGCAGCAGACGGCCGTAACAGACGAAGGTCTCGAACACCTGAAGAGTCTGCCGGCCCTCAAAGAGCTGAACCTCAAACAGACGGCGGTGACAAATGAGGGCGTCGCGGCCTTCCGCGATGTCCGTCCCGACTGCACCGTCGACTACTGA
- a CDS encoding alpha/beta hydrolase produces MSHSAGPVRFLILLFAAICLCSDGDAAHAQQASREGSMRVARDLEYASVDGHSLELDLYLPAAAEQPPLIVWIHGGAWRAGSKERMPLGWLVEKGYAVASIDYRLSPVARFPAQIHDCKAAIRFLRAQQSEYGYNADRIAVAGSSAGGHLAALVGVTNGHGELEGTVGKHLKQSSDVAAIIDWYGPTNFMTILHQSTPHGLSVRVPALQLLIGDRPENVPDLARLASPVFHVDEADPPLLMLHGDQDPQVPINQSHELHGRYSQHGLPVQFEVVHGGAHGGELFFDARRRKLVEDFLDEQL; encoded by the coding sequence ATGTCGCACTCAGCTGGTCCTGTCCGGTTTCTGATCCTGTTGTTCGCTGCCATCTGCCTGTGCAGTGACGGTGATGCAGCCCATGCACAGCAGGCCTCGCGCGAAGGTTCGATGCGTGTCGCCAGGGACCTCGAATACGCCTCGGTCGACGGGCATTCCCTCGAGCTCGACCTCTACCTTCCTGCCGCAGCAGAACAGCCCCCACTGATCGTATGGATTCACGGCGGAGCCTGGCGCGCCGGATCGAAGGAGCGCATGCCACTCGGCTGGCTCGTCGAGAAAGGTTACGCGGTTGCCAGCATCGACTATCGACTTTCTCCAGTCGCCCGGTTCCCCGCCCAGATTCACGACTGCAAAGCGGCGATCCGCTTCCTGAGAGCACAGCAGAGCGAGTACGGCTACAACGCCGATCGCATCGCGGTCGCCGGGTCATCGGCAGGAGGACATCTCGCCGCACTCGTCGGCGTCACCAATGGCCACGGGGAACTGGAGGGAACGGTCGGCAAGCACCTCAAACAATCGTCGGACGTGGCCGCGATCATCGACTGGTACGGACCGACGAACTTCATGACGATCCTCCATCAGTCGACGCCCCACGGACTGAGCGTCCGCGTACCGGCGCTGCAGCTTCTGATCGGAGATCGGCCAGAGAATGTCCCCGATCTCGCCCGGCTGGCCAGTCCGGTGTTTCACGTGGACGAAGCGGATCCGCCCCTGCTGATGCTGCACGGCGACCAGGATCCGCAGGTCCCCATCAACCAGTCGCACGAGCTGCACGGCCGCTACAGCCAGCACGGTCTGCCGGTGCAGTTCGAGGTCGTCCACGGCGGAGCACACGGCGGAGAGTTGTTTTTCGACGCCCGGCGCAGGAAACTCGTAGAAGACTTCCTTGATGAACAACTCTGA
- the aceE gene encoding pyruvate dehydrogenase (acetyl-transferring), homodimeric type, whose product MSVEPVVDGSVHGIDPLELEEWYESLEDVLHRYGAERTQQLLVQLQERAYHRGVMIPFHATTPYINSIHVGDQPRYPGNLEIERRIKSIIRWNAMAMVVRANTATNVGGHISTFASSATLYEVAFNHFFHARTKDHPGDMVYFQGHASPGMYSRAFVEGRLDEERLKNFRQEVPRGSGLSSYPHPWLMEDFWQFPTVSMGLGPICSIYHARFLRYLQHRGLIDTSQSHVWCFVGDGEVDEPETLGALTLAARENLDNLIWVVNCNLQRLDGPVRGNGKIIQELEGAFRGAGWNCLKVIWGRDWDSLLAHDVNGKLVKRMGEIVDGQFQKYSVSDGAYIREHFFGADPELAEMVDHLSDEQLRKMRRGGHEPEKVYAAFKAAHEHTGAPTVILAKTIKGYGLGEAGEGRNIAHNQKKINLEELRQFRDRFNIPIADDQLESMPFYRPPADSEEMVYLHQRREQLGGFVPERRPTDETLDIPALEDKSFARQMRGTGDKGTASTTQAYSAILMGLMKTKTLGERIVPIIPDEARTFGMEGFFSSFGIYSSKGQQYEPVDRDQMMYYKEAKDGQVLEEGINEAGAMSSFIAAGTAYANLGIQMVPFYIYYSMFGFQRVGDLIWCAADSRVKGFLVGGTSGRTTLNGEGLQHEDGHSQLVATTVPNLVAYDPAFAYELAIIMQDGLRRMYVDNECIFYYLSVYNEQYEMPAMPEREGIVEGVLKGMYRLTDTPSGDGQQVRPQLFGSGTILPQVLKAQTMLQERYGIGTDVWSVTSYSELCREAMKTSRWNRLHPDQEQKKSYLEQSLSGIDGPFIAASDNVRLVPDQIREWIPGDYVVLGTDGFGRSDTREVLRRHFEIDPECTVYATLHALAEQGQFDKARLPQVLEELGIDPEKINPLIA is encoded by the coding sequence ATGTCGGTAGAACCGGTAGTCGACGGATCCGTCCACGGCATCGATCCACTGGAGCTTGAAGAGTGGTACGAGTCGCTGGAGGACGTGCTGCACCGCTACGGCGCGGAACGGACACAGCAGCTGCTGGTTCAACTCCAGGAGCGGGCCTACCACCGCGGCGTGATGATTCCGTTCCACGCCACGACGCCGTACATCAATTCCATTCACGTCGGCGATCAGCCCCGCTATCCGGGTAACCTCGAAATCGAGCGGCGGATCAAGAGCATCATCCGCTGGAACGCGATGGCGATGGTCGTGCGGGCGAACACCGCGACCAACGTGGGCGGCCACATTTCGACGTTTGCCTCGTCGGCAACGCTTTATGAAGTCGCGTTCAACCACTTCTTCCATGCCCGGACGAAGGACCATCCCGGCGACATGGTCTACTTCCAGGGGCACGCCTCCCCCGGCATGTACTCACGGGCCTTTGTGGAAGGCCGGCTGGACGAGGAACGCCTGAAGAACTTCCGCCAGGAAGTTCCTCGTGGGAGCGGCCTGTCCTCCTACCCTCACCCGTGGCTGATGGAAGATTTCTGGCAGTTCCCCACGGTCTCGATGGGGCTGGGGCCGATCTGCTCGATCTACCATGCCCGCTTCCTGCGGTACCTGCAGCATCGCGGCCTGATCGATACCTCCCAGTCGCACGTCTGGTGCTTCGTCGGTGACGGTGAAGTCGACGAACCGGAAACGCTCGGGGCCCTGACGCTGGCTGCCCGCGAGAACCTGGACAACCTGATCTGGGTCGTGAACTGCAACCTGCAGCGTCTGGACGGTCCGGTGCGTGGTAACGGCAAGATCATCCAGGAACTGGAAGGGGCCTTCCGCGGTGCCGGCTGGAACTGCCTGAAGGTCATCTGGGGACGCGACTGGGACTCGCTGCTCGCGCATGACGTCAACGGCAAGCTTGTCAAACGGATGGGCGAGATCGTCGACGGCCAGTTCCAGAAGTACAGCGTCTCGGACGGTGCCTACATCCGCGAGCACTTCTTCGGGGCCGATCCCGAACTGGCCGAGATGGTCGACCACCTCTCGGACGAGCAGCTGCGGAAGATGCGTCGCGGCGGCCACGAGCCCGAAAAGGTTTACGCCGCCTTCAAGGCCGCCCACGAACATACGGGTGCCCCCACGGTCATCCTCGCCAAGACCATCAAGGGATACGGACTGGGTGAAGCGGGTGAAGGCCGCAACATCGCCCACAATCAGAAGAAGATCAATCTCGAAGAGCTGCGTCAGTTCCGCGACCGGTTCAACATTCCGATCGCCGACGACCAGCTCGAGAGCATGCCGTTCTACCGTCCGCCGGCCGACAGCGAGGAGATGGTCTATCTCCACCAGCGCCGTGAGCAGCTGGGTGGCTTCGTTCCCGAACGGCGCCCGACTGACGAGACGCTCGACATTCCGGCCCTCGAGGACAAGTCGTTCGCCCGTCAGATGCGGGGAACCGGCGACAAGGGGACCGCGTCGACGACGCAGGCGTACAGCGCCATCCTGATGGGACTGATGAAGACGAAGACGCTCGGCGAGCGGATCGTTCCCATCATTCCCGACGAAGCCCGTACCTTCGGTATGGAAGGCTTCTTCAGCAGCTTCGGGATCTATTCGAGCAAGGGCCAGCAGTACGAACCGGTCGATCGCGACCAGATGATGTACTACAAGGAGGCCAAGGACGGGCAGGTCCTCGAAGAAGGCATCAACGAAGCCGGTGCGATGTCGTCCTTCATCGCGGCCGGAACGGCCTACGCCAACCTCGGCATCCAGATGGTGCCGTTCTACATCTACTACTCGATGTTCGGCTTCCAGCGGGTGGGGGATCTCATCTGGTGTGCGGCCGATTCGCGGGTGAAGGGCTTCCTCGTCGGTGGTACGTCCGGCCGGACGACGCTCAACGGCGAAGGCCTGCAGCATGAGGACGGTCACAGCCAGCTGGTGGCCACGACCGTTCCCAACCTGGTCGCCTACGACCCGGCCTTCGCGTACGAGCTGGCCATCATCATGCAGGATGGTCTGCGGCGGATGTACGTCGACAACGAGTGCATCTTCTACTACCTCTCGGTCTATAACGAGCAGTATGAGATGCCCGCCATGCCCGAGCGGGAGGGCATTGTCGAAGGCGTGCTCAAGGGGATGTATCGACTCACGGACACGCCATCCGGCGACGGGCAGCAGGTTCGCCCGCAGCTGTTCGGCAGCGGCACGATTCTGCCGCAGGTGCTCAAGGCTCAGACGATGCTGCAGGAGCGCTACGGCATCGGTACCGATGTCTGGAGCGTGACCAGTTACAGCGAACTGTGCCGCGAGGCGATGAAGACCAGCCGCTGGAACCGTCTGCATCCCGATCAGGAACAGAAGAAGTCGTACCTCGAACAATCGCTTTCGGGAATCGACGGGCCGTTCATTGCGGCCAGCGACAATGTCCGCCTCGTTCCGGATCAGATCCGCGAGTGGATTCCCGGCGATTATGTCGTGCTGGGAACCGACGGCTTCGGCCGTTCGGATACCCGCGAGGTCCTGCGGCGGCACTTCGAGATCGATCCCGAATGCACCGTCTACGCGACGCTGCACGCTCTGGCCGAGCAGGGACAGTTCGACAAGGCACGCCTGCCGCAGGTGCTCGAAGAACTCGGCATCGATCCCGAAAAGATCAATCCGCTGATCGCCTGA
- the ltrA gene encoding group II intron reverse transcriptase/maturase, with protein MEEVTQPENLNRAYRRVKANRGAPGVDGMTIAELPGWIAEHTQEFIARLLDGSYQPQPVRGVEIPKPGGGMRQLGIPTVVDRLVQQAILQVLEPILDPTFSDSSYGFRPRRSAHQAVQQASEYVAEGRTIVVDMDLEKFFDRVNHDILMARLARRVADKRLLRIVRRFLEAGLLQNGVCVARHEGTPQGGPLSPLLANRLLDDLDRELERRGHKFCRYADDCNIYVQSQAAGERVLTSLTMFLEGKLRLRVNREKSAVAVVSERKFLGYRLLSDGRRTIAPASLRRARQRIRQITRRNRGISFERMIGEVNSFTTGWVTYFRHAVARSPLRKLDGWIRRKLRCVRLKQRKRAKSIAIFLQSLGVPWNQSWTTATCGKGWWRKSGTPSAHHGMSNQWFDTHGYQSLEVRYLSLQH; from the coding sequence ATGGAGGAGGTGACGCAGCCAGAGAATCTGAACCGAGCGTATCGACGCGTGAAAGCGAACCGGGGGGCTCCCGGAGTGGATGGGATGACCATCGCCGAGTTGCCCGGCTGGATCGCAGAGCACACACAGGAATTCATCGCCCGGCTTCTGGACGGGAGCTATCAGCCACAACCGGTTCGCGGGGTCGAGATCCCCAAGCCGGGCGGCGGAATGCGACAACTGGGCATCCCGACGGTGGTGGACCGGCTCGTCCAGCAGGCGATCCTGCAAGTGCTCGAACCGATCCTGGACCCCACTTTTTCGGACTCCAGCTACGGCTTCCGGCCGCGACGCAGCGCCCATCAGGCGGTGCAACAGGCCAGCGAGTATGTGGCGGAGGGACGCACCATTGTGGTGGACATGGACCTCGAGAAGTTCTTTGATCGGGTGAACCATGACATCCTGATGGCCCGTCTGGCCCGACGGGTCGCCGACAAGCGCCTTCTGCGGATCGTCCGCCGCTTCCTGGAAGCCGGGCTGCTGCAGAACGGGGTGTGCGTCGCCCGACACGAAGGGACACCGCAGGGTGGACCACTCTCACCGTTGCTGGCCAACCGGCTGCTGGATGATCTGGACCGGGAACTGGAACGACGGGGACACAAGTTCTGCCGCTACGCCGACGACTGCAACATCTACGTGCAGTCTCAGGCGGCCGGTGAACGGGTACTGACCTCACTGACCATGTTTCTGGAAGGGAAACTTCGTCTGCGTGTCAATCGCGAGAAAAGTGCGGTGGCGGTGGTGAGCGAACGCAAGTTCCTCGGCTACCGGCTGCTCTCCGATGGTCGCCGGACGATCGCTCCCGCCAGTCTCCGGCGTGCCAGGCAGCGTATCCGGCAGATCACGCGCCGGAATCGAGGCATCAGCTTCGAGCGGATGATCGGTGAAGTGAATTCGTTCACGACCGGATGGGTGACCTACTTCCGCCATGCGGTGGCCCGGTCGCCTCTGCGGAAACTGGACGGGTGGATTCGCCGCAAACTCCGCTGCGTGCGGCTCAAGCAACGCAAGCGCGCGAAATCGATTGCTATCTTTCTGCAATCGCTGGGCGTCCCCTGGAACCAATCCTGGACGACGGCGACCTGCGGCAAGGGCTGGTGGCGCAAGTCGGGTACGCCCTCGGCGCATCACGGAATGAGCAACCAGTGGTTCGACACTCACGGCTACCAGAGCCTCGAAGTCAGATACCTGTCGTTACAACATTGA
- a CDS encoding RNA polymerase sigma factor, translating into MIPLPDTSLSLIARIQQQEDGPAWREFFEVYGPVVIGYLRTRGLQEADVRDVSQESFRAVIQSIHRFDPDPRHGRFRNWLFQIVRSKLTDHWRKSRREPRGSGDSAIRTTLDQISGADDQSTWDREYKHRLLHTAAARIRDDFTPRTWQAFWMTCVEGHPPAEVAAELQLKIGDVYVRKSRVLARLRDVMRRLEGEQRG; encoded by the coding sequence ATGATCCCGCTTCCCGACACATCACTCAGCCTGATCGCACGGATCCAGCAACAGGAGGATGGGCCGGCATGGAGGGAATTCTTTGAGGTCTACGGCCCTGTCGTGATCGGTTACCTGCGGACGCGCGGTCTGCAGGAGGCCGACGTCCGCGATGTCTCCCAGGAGTCCTTCAGGGCCGTGATCCAGTCGATTCACCGCTTCGATCCCGATCCCCGCCACGGCCGGTTTCGCAACTGGCTGTTTCAGATCGTCCGCAGCAAGCTGACGGACCACTGGCGGAAGAGTCGTCGCGAGCCGCGCGGTTCGGGCGACTCGGCCATTCGCACTACGCTTGACCAGATCTCCGGTGCCGACGACCAGAGCACCTGGGATCGCGAGTACAAGCATCGGCTGCTGCACACTGCTGCCGCTCGCATTCGGGACGACTTCACCCCCCGCACGTGGCAGGCATTCTGGATGACCTGCGTCGAAGGTCATCCTCCCGCGGAAGTGGCGGCAGAACTCCAGCTCAAGATTGGCGATGTCTACGTTCGCAAGAGCCGTGTCCTCGCCCGTCTGAGGGACGTGATGCGACGACTCGAAGGGGAACAGCGGGGCTGA
- a CDS encoding paraquat-inducible protein A codes for MSEAATEAIFRQRCPSCGRTLRTPTRLKGRRIRCPGCNARVSTSSRDSATRQSSCSEADNAGTRHDRVEQADAYWFARTNKTEKEPYLLYTFDSRQAARQALLEVPGIHIAHDSGQLICTRTLTFGFYESEDGRIEAIVAGWELTPELFETAKRAFRRHGGSPRNDGELSPAAATKGPAKPPARTSLLQKLFGGDSASPKVRRVKKFTRPNVLGMPCTYHVYCAPDARTAKEFLLKTPVSRPMFYLVVETPEGNWGRDKDGIYQE; via the coding sequence ATGTCTGAAGCTGCAACCGAGGCGATCTTCCGTCAGCGGTGTCCATCCTGTGGGCGGACGCTCCGCACTCCGACGCGGCTGAAGGGGAGGCGAATCCGCTGCCCGGGCTGCAATGCCCGCGTCAGCACGTCATCGAGAGACTCCGCGACGCGACAATCCTCCTGCAGCGAAGCCGACAACGCCGGGACGCGACATGACCGCGTCGAACAGGCCGATGCGTACTGGTTCGCTCGCACGAACAAGACCGAGAAAGAACCGTACCTTCTCTACACCTTCGACAGTCGGCAAGCAGCACGGCAGGCACTGCTTGAGGTGCCGGGTATTCATATCGCACACGACTCGGGGCAGCTGATCTGCACCAGAACGCTGACGTTCGGTTTCTATGAGTCAGAAGACGGTCGCATCGAAGCGATCGTCGCCGGCTGGGAGCTGACTCCGGAACTGTTCGAAACGGCGAAGCGTGCCTTCCGGCGACACGGTGGCTCACCACGCAACGACGGAGAACTGTCGCCGGCTGCCGCGACAAAGGGGCCGGCGAAGCCGCCGGCCAGAACGTCCCTGTTGCAGAAGTTGTTCGGCGGCGACAGTGCCTCGCCGAAAGTCCGACGCGTCAAAAAGTTCACCCGGCCGAACGTTCTGGGGATGCCCTGCACCTATCACGTCTACTGCGCTCCCGACGCCCGGACTGCGAAAGAGTTTCTTCTGAAGACGCCCGTCTCCCGACCGATGTTCTACCTCGTCGTCGAAACTCCCGAGGGGAACTGGGGCCGGGACAAGGACGGCATCTATCAGGAATGA